The genomic region ATAAGCAGTTTcatacttatttataattttttgagagagtgagcccaAGGAAAggtgtgagggggaggggcaggctacATGCACAGAGCAGAGCCCttcttggggctcgatctcaggaccctgagatcaacacctgggctgaaatcaagagtcagatgcttaactgagtcacctaggtggccctctatttataatttttaatatatttatgtagtaTTACAAACAATAAACACTGGAatccataaattattttttatcttgaaaagTGGACTGCTCAGAGTGTTACTCAGGTTTAAACAACACTGAGTTAGGCTAAGAGTCATATTTTCAACATCAAACTAATCATTATGATGCCATAaacctaaaacctaaaaaaaaaggtCCTcattgacaaaaatgaaaaattagaccCAAGCAAGCATCAGTATTAATCTTAATTGAAATCTGATGCAATCTAAGATATTCACCATGCCTTTGATCAATACCTTCAAGGCTCACTTCTTTTTGCAGctcagaattttttccttttccttgttttctaaaGTCACATGACCCCAATTTATTAATAGCTAGTATCAACAGAATAGCAGTAATAATTGCAGAATAACACAGAATACCGAAGTAGAATGGAAATGGCAGATCTGGGGCTAaaagacctgggtttgagtcctaaCACTGCAACTCTCTGGCTGACATATCACACAGTAACCTACTTTTGAGTCCTAGTTTTGTCTGCTATGAAATGGGGGTACTAGAGCAACCAACGTCATTTGGTTATATTGAGAGAATATGCATGAAAGCACTTTTTAACCTGTAAAGTACTTAACAAAAATTAGATTAGCATCAGAAACACTTACCTCAGTCAATTTGCTTAAGTCCGCATGATCCTTGGGCAGTGCTACTGCATTAACAATCgatgttttgatatttttattaatcctTTCCACTTCGCTGAAAGCTAGAGGCTGAGAAGGCAATGCCTTCCAGGACATATTTTCCAGATGTGGAGAGGCATTCAAAAGAAGCCCATAGATGATTTGCCGAATGGGCAGAGATACTCTGTGGGCATTTGGTTGCTGCATATTTTCCACCTGTGTGTGAAGAATGGTCCTTCTTAGCACCAAAGCATCGCTGATGAAAGGAGACAGCTGGCCTTTGGCCAAAGCCACTAATACCCACTCTGGTAAGTCCAGATTCAGGGCAGCTGGGCAGGCATAAGTACCATAATGGAAAAAGTCCTGCAGCTTCACCTGAGATTGCTGGTATTCTTCCATGGAACAGCAGAgaatttccttaacattttcaCGATCCTTTTTTGGGAGATATTTCAGAACATTATCGAGTGCTTCAGTAGGGTCGGCAAAATGAGATAACCAATTCAGAAGTCCCAAAACTCGGTGGTGTCTCCTCCCCTTAGAACTGGTAGCTCCAAGAGGAAGATGTACTTTACTTAAGAATGTTTCTATGATGGGCAGATTAATATGATCATTTCCACATAGCACCGCAAAGAGAGGTAGTAGAGCTTTATTCATATTGCTGAAGTGATGGCAGAGTGCATCAAGGGAAAAGCACTTGGCAGGGATATAGCAGTCTTGTGTGCCTTTGATAGTGTTCACATTTCTCCACTGAAAGCTATTCAATGGGCAAAACCCAGTTTTTAGGTCAAAGATGCAAAAGTCACTATCTGATGATAACACAGGGCAATTCCAATGATTAGCCAGTGTCATAATGTCCCGATCTGCTTCTGAAAAGCACTGGACAAAACACACCTGTAGCTTGATCAAAACCTGTATGAACACTTCTCGGATGAGTAAAGGACACACATACCCACCCCCACCAACAGAAAGGGAATGAGCCATCTGGATCTTTTCTCTTGCTCGATCCTTTAAAGTTTTAAGCTTTTTATCGGAAATGTCACATCCTCCATCTAATACAACATATGGACAGATATTACAAGCAAACAGTGATTCAAAGAATTTTTGTGCAACATCTGCAAAAGAATCATAGTCCCCTCCATACCGAAGTTCCAAGTTTGAGTTGAAGCAGAGCCGATGGAAGAGAGCATAGCCATCAATGACAATTTTTGTGTCTCGCAACTTCAAATCAGTGAAGAACTCATTACTATGATCTTCCACAAAACTCATTAGTCCTCGAATACCCATGATGactgaagaatttaaaacaatagaacacaCTTTCAATTGAAGCTGTTTACTGGGGACCAAGTCATCATTTCCAGCACCAAAAACCAACAGCAAATGTTATGAACAGCTCTTTAAACAGCACATATTAGGGGTTAGCGTCTCAATTCTTACCTAGAGGCTCAGGCAGCACCAGCTAGCTGAGtgcattctcattttcttttgctttccccaTGTACGATAAGGCACAAATGCAATGGTTTCATGAAGTTTGATCTCTAGATAGGAATGGAGGctgttgattttaaaagaaaatcagttaaaGCCCATTACTGACATACTAACAAAGACTACTGTGGATTCCGATACTGAATTACGTAACAATCACCATCCTACAACACAGATTATTTGTGTAGggtcaaaataaaaagtcctaAACTATAAAAATGATACCCTCCTCAATCTCATAATAAATCAGAGAGCACCTGGCTTCAGTTAACTAAAGTATGTAGGGTCAATAATACACAACCAGTTTTTCTTTATTGACAGTCTAGGAATTTCTTTTAGGCCTTGGCTTGTTGTTGGGCCCAGCTTAACTGGCATAGTTTTGAGTAAGGAAAATGACTGCTTCATGAGCATGGGGGGACTTAACTCTCCAGTTTCACCCTCACCACAGGCTCTTTCTATCTTCTTGTCTTTGCTTATCCGATTTAGTGCCAGGAAAATCGTTACTTATCTGGCTAACTGAAGTCACAGCATGTGTGTTACTAGCTTTTCCTTTCGCCTCATGCTCCAGTATGGCTCCGTATGGCACTGTCTTTATTTAAAACCACGAGATTTTGTCAACCATGGATTTCTAATgcattaattttggtttttatatatatttcattaaaatatatttaccttgATTACAGACTTTTGGGGCACCCTCTTGCATTTTGCGCGCCACTCAATTCACCCTAATTTTAGCCCTACCCTCAGCACTTCATCCGGCATAGCAGTTATTTACGTCTTGCAAAGCTTTGCGTGCTGGATAGGAGAAAGGCTCACAGAAGGTCTGATGTTTGTCGTCAAACACGGGCCTTTATACATCACGCTACCACAACCCTCACAGCTCGCTACCCCGACCAGAAGAGGAGCCCACCTGCATCTTCCTCCCAGGGCACCAGCCCTTCCATTAAAAGACCGCAGGTGCCCCTGCTTGAAACGCCCGCACGTGAGAGTCCCACCTTCAGAGCGGGAACCGGAAGTCTCCGCGTATGACGTCACTCGGTTCCTCGAAGCCAGTGATACCAGGCTGCGCCGGGGGCCCAGGCTCTCCTGGGCCTGGAGGCGCGATGTCCCTGAAGGCAGGCCGGGAACTAAGCTCCGAAATGGCGGCTGTCAGGGTAGGAAAGCCAGGCGGATCAGGCCTGATCGTCTTTCCCCGCCCACTTGGGTCGGTGCACACTTCCGCCTCGGGGACCGGCCCCGTGCAGCCAGGCTCCGGCTTCCCAGGATGCCCCACGCCGTCTCCCTGGCAACGGCGCCCAACAACCGCGCCGGGAGGTCTTGGAGCTCTGCGGCGCGGCTGCACCTACGTGAGACTTGCCCAACTTACGTCCCAATTACGGGTGGGACTGTTGGCAGGCCGCTTCTCCGCCCTCGACTCCGAAAGGTATGCGCTCCTCGGGGCGTGCTGGGCTCCCCGAAGCCGGGGAAGGTGATGGCTTCAGGCTGCCCCAGCTGGGGTCCGCGTCCGTGGGCCTCCGTACCCGCGATCTCTTCACTTCTCTCAGCTCCTTACCTCCCGGATCTGCTCCAGTCCCCGGAGAATCGTGTTGCCGGCGCCGCCTCCACAACGTTAACCCGCTTGGCGaaagtgtcattttttaaaacaaagttgagACAAGGAATGTTCGTTTGACCTTTAAGGTTAGCGTTCTCCTTTAGCAGAATCTGGTGTCCAATCGGCTTCCTCTCGTTTATTATTACCAGGGAAGAGAACTACTGACTTCAACCTGTGATAAACACTCTCCCTCCCTGACCTTTTGCCCCAGCCAGGCTAGTTTTACCTCAAAGGGTCAGTTTGCAGGAGGTAATCTCTCACCTTTCTTACGGTTTCCATCCAACTTTCTAaatcttctcttccctcttctcacccctccccccgtccccccgctcccccccccccccgccttgggCCCAGTCGGCCTGTTGGACTCTTGTTTGCCTTAAGaaaatttattgaacacctgctcTATGACAGGAGCCAAGGATACGAAAGATAAGATGTGTTCCTGGCGCTCAACTTCATTCACAACCTTCTGGAGGTGGGGGCGAGGCAACATTGACAACCGAACAGACGTTCTGGAATCTAGGACGTTCTGGAATCTAGACGGCAGGGGACCTACTAGGGTTGCTCTGTGGTTGCACAGAAGAGATGAATGGGATCGATGGCCCATTCGATGGGATTGCAGGGCTGAGTCTGGGAACCTAGTCCCGAAGTACTCTGTGGGTCTGGCCAGACTGCTTAGGCGACATGGCTGAGTTTAAAAGCTCATTTACAAATAGGAGCCATTGAGAAATTGGATTCTCAGAACTGTTCTGTCCTTCACTAAACACTTCcctaaaatatggaaaattactGGTGATCTGAAGGGTTCTTTTCAGTTGAGAAGCATGTGAgtccatatatttttcttaacatcttAATTTGGCCATAAAGTAGCACTTTTATGGGAGcacagaaagcaaacaaaatacaCATCTGGAGGCCTGCTCTTTAGTTGTTTTTGCAGTAGTAGACTTCACAAATGTTTTCTGTGATCTTGATAATctgatgtaattttttatttattcagggatTTTGGGGTATGGGCTCCAGCTTTGAAGTTTCAACGCAAGAGTAATGTTGTATGagcactgagccaccagatgatctggtttctttcttcccttttttttttttttttaattttatttttaagtaatctccaaacccaacatggggctcaaacccacaaccccaagatcaagagtggtgTGCTGTACTCATTGAACCAACACAACTCCcctatttttagttgttttttgttttgttttgttttttgtttttttaaagctcattacTAGAATACTTCTCACTGGTATCCAGTAAAACTTAACCGATCAATGcattatttaaagaagaaaaatgctgtaAGTGGACATTTACTGTTTATGTTCTAATCCAGGGATTTTTGTATTTGTCACCACCATGTGAAGTTTGTTGATCATATACCCCAAACTACACAGATAGCATCTTGTTTTATCATTAAACATACTAAGTTTTTGTCTTATAGCTTTGGAATGAAAACTTGACTCCAAGGCATAGACAGTCTTcaatttaaaatcatgttttttttagatttttaaacaaaatccgCTTTTCATGATAACTaacaaaacattttacattttgatgaagtAAAAGTGATTTTACTAGGCATACAATCATATAAAACAGCTCTACTTTTCATAATCCTGCTGTTCATTTATAGTTCCTTACGGAACTATAACACATTTATATTTAGCtatcattaaaatacatttatggttTGAACTGCATTTATGATACTTCTTGTTTCCAATCCAGAGAGATTACTTTATACACAGTGTATATTATAACTTCAGAAACTGGACCAGAATTTGTTTAGGATGGGAAAAAAACTTATTCTGAAGTCTTTATTCTTCTTCACATCTATTCTAATAAATGCAAATACCATGGTTTAAtgtctacaggaaaaaaaattctatgctgACTTCTAGTTTAATCCTAACTCACTATTTGTTAATCAAAACACACATAAGGTGGGAAGAATTACAAAAAGAGTGATGCAAATGTATAATTTAAGGAAATTATAATGTtcttatatttggattttttttaaagcagtaggTGGGGAATATAAATCTTAAACAGATTGTTTAATTCTAACTCACTTTTGCCATATTTGGCTGTCTTCTACTAGAATCTGCTAGTATCACTACCTTTTAACATTTTCCTCTCAAGTCATTAAATGTGATGTAATTGAATCCACTATTCAAGGTGCAGGTATTAATGTCAAAAACTTACACTTATTGTTAGGAATACTTCAGCATTCTTTGTACCTGATCTCTGGTCTTTTCACTTTTAAGGGATTGACCATCACTACTTGGATGAATCTGGCCATCTTCTAGGAGACTTGAATGTTAAATTTCtataaacaaataatccagttctCTCTTGTTTGGAGCAATGCTGAAATTCCAAGAGGCTGCTAAGTGTGTGAATGGATCAATAGCCATTTCTACTTATCCGAAGACCTTGATTGCAAGAAGATATGTCCTTGAACAAAAACTTGGTAGTGGAAGTTTTGGAACTGTCTATCTGGTTTCAGAcaagaaagcaaaacaaggaGAGGAATTGTAAGTAAAAATACTTCATACAAATTTTGAGTTGGATGCCCTGTATGCATAGCTCTTAGCTGATTAAGAGCATGGAGTACCATTTGCTCTTTGCATTTAAGATTCTAAGAATTTAGAAAAGCTTCTTGAATGGTGTCTTAAGCTAAGATTTTTACAGGCATTTCAGCAGGTGAGTGAATTACCTAAATGACCTAGAATAGGGAAATGGGGTAGATGAagtgaaaatatcatttttatgcaTACCAGAGTCTCAATTACAACATTGCTTCCACTTAACTTGATTGGAACTTCTTGAATGAGAAAGTAAGAATTGTTTATAATGATGGCAATTTTAGAAATGTtatgaaatgcaaataaatggtAATTCACCCTTGAGGTGAAATAGGGTGTGCTAAGGGAAATATGGCATTAGGGTTTATGAAGGAATTTTTCTAAATCTGTAGTCATACAGCTCTCAAATTAGACATTTAAACCAAACACGGGCTTCATCTAAAATTAGCTTAATAATATTAAGGACCCTCTTGctacttccttttctttgattttgttcagaCTCTTAAACTTTCATGGTAGAGAAAAACTCACAGTGCTGTTGGATGGTATGTCTGTTACAGGTAATGATGAATCTTCCTTTCTAGCTTGAAGTTGTTTGAATTTGCTACAGTGAAAAGTTAGAACTGAAGTTCAGATGAGAAACTTGTATATcagaaacacaggaaaaagagaaagcagaaggaagatcCAGGACATCAGCCCTTAACTCCAGAGGAACAGACTTCCATCCcataatctattctttttttttttttttttttcagaagttttgAGATTACTCTAAATTCTTTGAGCTTTTGCCCATTAGACTTAAAATCAGTGTGATAAACATTTTCTACTTCTTAATATTACATAGGAATGATAAAGGTAAATGTTGATGCTActatcttattttcaaaataaactttttaaagggTCTCTTTGTCTAGAATTTTAAGAAGTAATTATCTAGAATTTGTAGTTTTCAATAAATTACTACATGAAGAATGGTGACAGCGCTAGCACTTCTCTGGTGTCCTTAGAGCATGCTTCATGGCTCCTATCAAAAAGAATTCTTTTCCCTAAATCCTATAGGTATGATTCCAGCCATGTAGAACAGGATgataaatttctgaaaattactAGAGTACCTTTATGGAAACATTGAGAGTGAGACCTAAATCTGACCCAGAACTAGTAAAAATCACATTGTAAATGATGTGGGACTACAATGATGAGCAAACAGTCAAGAAAAAATTCTCGAGACATTTTCAGTGCAAAAAGGTGCTTTTATTTTAACACAGGGATAGGACCCACGGGCAGAAAGAGCTTCAGTTTTACTGTATGAAGCCGCTGGTTATATGGTTAGTGTTCAAGGGGGAGGGGATGTGCAGGGAGTATTAGATCATAcatgttttcttcaaatttctactTGTTAAACTACTTTTGCAAGATTTCTCTGGTGCTTATCATTCAGCTTGATATTAATCATCAGTGAGATAAACaggcagtcatgagaccctttatAAGAATGTAGCAACCAGTATGTATTTGATCCTTATCGGAACTATGCAGGCTATAGATCAGCCTTCTGGGCTAACggtgaacatttttctgcttctatcccTGAACATAAAGACTATATCAATTTTGGTTTCTTCagtgaagaatttaagaaaattcacAGGAGGGCTAAAAAGTTGAACAAAGGGATGTAAAATAGTATACATGAAGAACAAACTTGAAAGCTTCAGACTTGAGATGATGGGTGAGTAAAGTGTGTAGGtgttggggagcagagggagagaaatgagagaggaaggTGCTGGTTGGTTGGGAAGTGATTTGTCAATAACTTCCTGCACTTGCACTACTAGTCTGAAAACACCTAAATTAAGCTGAATATGGCAGATGAAGGCTAGATGTGTGGAATGAATCCAACAGTGAGGATAACTGACAAGTTATTTGATATCAGAAAGTCAAGTGTAGAATCATTCTCATCAGAATCTCTATAACATATTACATATAGGCTACATTCAGCCTTCAGATGTATTTTGTTTAGCCTGttgaatattgtttcttttttagtctaAGTTAATTGCCACTATTTAAAGATGGGCAGTCTcataaaaatagagcttttcatttctcttgggggagaaaaccaaaccaaaagattTGGTCATATTTGCTAACATATGGGCT from Mustela erminea isolate mMusErm1 chromosome 1, mMusErm1.Pri, whole genome shotgun sequence harbors:
- the ASTE1 gene encoding protein asteroid homolog 1 isoform X1, producing the protein MGIRGLMSFVEDHSNEFFTDLKLRDTKIVIDGYALFHRLCFNSNLELRYGGDYDSFADVAQKFFESLFACNICPYVVLDGGCDISDKKLKTLKDRAREKIQMAHSLSVGGGGYVCPLLIREVFIQVLIKLQVCFVQCFSEADRDIMTLANHWNCPVLSSDSDFCIFDLKTGFCPLNSFQWRNVNTIKGTQDCYIPAKCFSLDALCHHFSNMNKALLPLFAVLCGNDHINLPIIETFLSKVHLPLGATSSKGRRHHRVLGLLNWLSHFADPTEALDNVLKYLPKKDRENVKEILCCSMEEYQQSQVKLQDFFHYGTYACPAALNLDLPEWVLVALAKGQLSPFISDALVLRRTILHTQVENMQQPNAHRVSLPIRQIIYGLLLNASPHLENMSWKALPSQPLAFSEVERINKNIKTSIVNAVALPKDHADLSKLTELSLAKRQILLFDTLKVKQTILEPIPSSLKLPISVSCYWLQHTESKAKLHHLQALLLGMLMGPLHAIITSPGIVDPAPRRAQCLAAR
- the ASTE1 gene encoding protein asteroid homolog 1 isoform X2; this translates as MGIRGLMSFVEDHSNEFFTDLKLRDTKIVIDGYALFHRLCFNSNLELRYGGDYDSFADVAQKFFESLFACNICPYVVLDGGCDISDKKLKTLKDRAREKIQMAHSLSVGGGGYVCPLLIREVFIQVLIKLQVCFVQCFSEADRDIMTLANHWNCPVLSSDSDFCIFDLKTGFCPLNSFQWRNVNTIKGTQDCYIPAKCFSLDALCHHFSNMNKALLPLFAVLCGNDHINLPIIETFLSKVHLPLGATSSKGRRHHRVLGLLNWLSHFADPTEALDNVLKYLPKKDRENVKEILCCSMEEYQQSQVKLQDFFHYGTYACPAALNLDLPEWVLVALAKGQLSPFISDALVLRRTILHTQVENMQQPNAHRVSLPIRQIIYGLLLNASPHLENMSWKALPSQPLAFSEVERINKNIKTSIVNAVALPKDHADLSKLTEIRKSCGRLVLGCCMKSSRE